A single genomic interval of Juglans regia cultivar Chandler chromosome 1, Walnut 2.0, whole genome shotgun sequence harbors:
- the LOC108996216 gene encoding uncharacterized protein LOC108996216, producing the protein MSCSISTTPSAPSSNFSFFSFHHPSLPPFPTSTSLPIPNPSSIATLRLTLCRAAKSQTGPLKKPPANKKKKKSKGGGSGSEASNFREVEVVHDLGGDNGDAGEDIEEYLGSDERSSPFQQMPLPKPPAGFVVDDHGRLVMASAPAKRIATIVDPMNNLPLECVVRRVFKSSQGDECMLLCPVDTPVQILKSTNIDGWSAVNDEEVESILPSAAYALSKIHMHLVHSGFCYTARGGFCYSEDDIFDFRTDDGQDVDGLPTEGVEITCFHLDGAQYMIYTPSDPLLFVAVKNHNGVLQIVDDDLLEDPPIISAVDEETEFNALVEEEAALLESLKLGEE; encoded by the exons ATGTCCTGCTCAATCTCCACAACGCCATCAGCACCCTCCTCAAacttctccttcttctccttccaCCACCCATCACTCCCTCCTTTCCCAACATCAACCTCTCTTCCCATCCCAAATCCAAGCTCCATCGCCACACTACGCCTCACTCTCTGCCGCGCCGCCAAGTCCCAGACCGGACCGCTCAAGAAACCACCGGccaataagaagaagaaaaagagtaaGGGCGGTGGCAGTGGTTCCGAGGCTTCGAATTTCAGAGAAGTTGAAGTCGTCCACGATTTGGGTGGCGATAATGGTGATGCTGGTGAAGACATCGAGGAATATTTGGGCTCTGATGAGCGGTCTTCGCCGTTTCAACAGATGCCTTTGCCGAAACCGCCAGCTGGGTTTGTGGTCGATGATCATGGGAGACTTGTGATGGCTTCGGCTCCAGCGAAGCGAATTGCCACCATT GTTGATCCAATGAATAATCTTCCATTAGAGTGCGTTGTGAGGAGAGTGTTCAAAAGTTCTCAAGGGGATGAATGCATGCTGCTCTGCCCAGTTGACAC GCCTGTACAGATATTAAAGAGCACGAACATTGATGGGTGGTCAGCA GTCAATGATGAAGAAGTTGAGTCCATTCTTCCATCTGCTGCGTATGCTCTTTCCAAGATACACATGCATCTTGTACATAGTGG ATTTTGTTATACAGCACGAGGAGGGTTTTGCTACTCCGAAGATGACATATTTGATTTCCGTACAG ATGACGGACAAGATGTGGATGGCTTGCCAACTGAAGGTGTAGAAATCACATGCTTCCATTTG GATGGTGCGCAATACATGATTTACACACCATCTGATCCGCTTCTTTTTGTTGCTGTAAAG AATCACAATGGAGTATTGCAAATTGTGGATGAT GATCTCCTGGAGGACCCTCCCATTATAAGTGCAGTAGACGAGGAGACGGAATTTAATGCGTTGGTG GAGGAAGAGGCGGCTCTTCTTGAGTCATTGAAATTAGGGGAAGAATGA
- the LOC108996300 gene encoding probable glucan 1,3-alpha-glucosidase isoform X1, whose translation MKPQMRNLNLFLFLLLSLHFISVLSWKREEFRNCNQTPFCKRARARKPGSCSLLARHVIISDGDVTAKLLPKNHETSEDHHEINPLLLTLSLYQDGVLRLKIDEDPSLGPPKKRFEVPDVIVPEFSNNKLWLQRISTETIDGDTGPSSIVHLADGYEAVLRHDPFEVYVREKGSGNRVISLNSHGLFDFEPLTAKGEGEEWEESFRENTDTRPYGPQSISFDVSFYAADFVYGIPEHATSLALKPTRGPGVEYSEPYRLFNLDVFEYIHDSPFGIYGSIPFMISHGKSRGTSGFFWLNAAEMQIDVMGAGWDADSGISLPSEKTRIDTFWMSEAGIVDAFFFVGPGPKDVVRQYMSVTGMPAMPQLFATAYHQCRWNYRDEEDVEDVDSKFDEHNIPYDVLWLDIEHTDGKRYFTWDRMLFPHPEEMQRKLAAKGRHMVTIVDPHIKRDDSYNVHKEATKKGYYVKDASGNDFDGWCWSGSSSYPDMLNPEIRSWWADRFSFEHYVGSTPSLYIWNDMNEPSVFNGPELTMPRDALHYGDVEHRELHNAYGYYFHMATANGLVKRGEGKDRPFVLSRALFAGSQRHGAVWTGDNSAEWDHLRVSVPMVLTLGLTGLPFSGADVGGFFGNPEPELLVRWYQLGAYYPFFRAHAHHDTKRREPWLFGERNTELIRDAIHVRYTLIPYFYTLFREANTSGVPVVRPLWMEFPSEEATFSNDEAFMVGNSILVQGIYTERAKVASVYLPGRQSWYDLRTGTSYRGGMTHKLTVSEDTIPAFQRAGTIIPRKDRFRRSSTQMVNDPFTLVIALNSSQAAEGELYVDDGKSFEFEHGAYIHRRFVLSDGKLTSVNLAPASSGKSRFSSETVIERIILLGHTHSPKSALIEVTNQKVDIGLGPLWLQWGRGSAVVTVRKPGIRIADDWTIKFL comes from the exons ATGAAACCCCAGATGAGAAACCTTaatctctttctcttcctcctcttatCTCTTCACTTCATCTCAGTCCTCTCCTGGAAGAGAGAAGAATTCAGAAACTGCAACCAGACCCCCTTCTGCAAACGCGCCAGGGCCCGCAAGCCTGGCTCCTGCTCCCTCCTCGCCCGTCACGTCATCATCTCCGATGGTGACGTCACTGCCAAGCTCCTCCCCAAGAATCATGAAACCTCGGAAGACCACCACGAAATCAACCCCTTGCTTCTCACTCTCTCCCTGTACCAGGACGGCGTCCTGCGTCTCAAGATTGACGAGGACCCCTCCCTCGGTCCACCCAAGAAGCGTTTTGAGGTCCCCGATGTGATCGTCCCCGAATTCTCAAACAACAAACTCTGGCTCCAGAGGATCTCCACGGAGACGATTGACGGCGATACGGGGCCGTCTTCGATCGTGCACTTAGCGGACGGCTACGAGGCTGTTCTCCGGCACGATCCTTTTGAGGTTTACGTGCGAGAGAAGGGCAGTGGTAATCGCGTGATATCCCTGAACTCACATGGCTTGTTTGACTTCGAGCCATTGACTGCCAAGGGAGAAGGTGAGGAGTGGGAAGAGAGTTTTCGAGAAAACACAGACACGAGGCCGTACGGCCCGCAGTCGATTAGCTTCGACGTGTCGTTTTACGCCGCGGATTTTGTGTACGGGATTCCTGAGCATGCTACAAGCCTCGCTCTCAAGCCCACCAGAGGCCCCGGAGTGGAGTATTCCGAACCCTACAGGTTGTTTAACTTAGATGTGTTCGAGTACATTCACGATTCGCCTTTTGGGATTTACGGTTCTATTCCGTTCATGATTTCGCACGGGAAGTCACGAGGAACTTCCGGGTTTTTCTGGTTGAATGCGGCGGAGATGCAGATTGATGTGATGGGGGCCGGGTGGGATGCCGACTCGGGGATTTCGTTGCCATCTGAAAAGACTAGGATCGATACGTTTTGGATGAGCGAGGCAGGAATCGTGGAcgcctttttttttgttggtccAGGACCTAAGGATGTTGTTAGACAGTACATGAGTGTGACTGGAATGCCTGCGATGCCGCAGTTGTTCGCCACGGCGTATCACCAATGTAGATGGAATTATAGGGACGAGGAGGATGTTGAGGATGTGGATTCCAAATTTGACGAGCACAACATTCCGTACGATGTGTTGTGGCTCGATATAGAGCACACGGACGGAAAGAGATATTTTACTTGGGACAGGATGCTCTTTCCGCATCCGGAGGAGATGCAGAGGAAGTTGGCCGCCAAGGGGAGACATATGGTTACGATTGTGGATCCTCATATTAAGAGGGATGACTCGTATAATGTGCACAAGGAGGCCACGAAAAAGGGGTATTATGTTAAGGATGCGAGTGGGAATGACTTCGATGGGTGGTGTTGGTCTGGTTCTTCGTCGTACCCGGATATGTTGAATCCGGAGATAAGGTCATGGTGGGCTGACAGATTCTCTTTTGAGCATTATGTTGGTTCAACTCCTTCGCTATACATCTGGAATGACATGAACGAGCCTTCTGTTTTTAATGGTCCAGAG CTCACAATGCCAAGAGATGCTTTACATTATGGAGATGTTGAACATCGGGAGCTACATAATGCCTATGGGTACTACTTCCACATGGCAACAGCCAATGGACTTGTAAAACGTGGGGAAGGGAAGGATAGGCCTTTTGTTTTGTCAAGAGCATTATTTGCTGGAAGTCAAAGGCATGGTGCAGTTTGGACGGGAGATAATTCAGCGGAATGGGATCATCTCAGGGTTTCAGTCCCGATGGTTTTGACACTGGGTCTTACTGGACTGCCATTTTCTG GTGCCGATGTTGGTGGGTTTTTTGGCAATCCTGAACCTGAATTATTAGTTCGCTGGTATCAACTTGGTGCCTACTATCCTTTCTTTAGGGCTCATGCTCATCATGACACGAAAAGACGTGAACCATGGTTATTTGG AGAGCGAAATACAGAACTTATCAGAGATGCCATACATGTCCGTTACACGTTAATACCATATTTCTACACATTATTTAGAGAGGCAAACACAAGTGGTGTTCCTGTTGTGCGTCCACTGTGGATGGAATTCCCTTCCGAGGAAGCTACTTTCAGCAATGATGAGGCTTTCATGGTTGGAAACAGTATTCTGGTGCAAGGGATTTATACTGAG CGAGCTAAAGTTGCATCAGTGTATTTACCTGGTAGACAATCTTGGTATGACCTGAGAACTGGAACTTCTTATAGGGGAGGCATGACCCACAAGCTGACTGTCTCTGAAGACACCATTCCTGCCTTTCAAAGGGCTGGAACCATCATACCAAGGAAAGACCGGTTTCGGCGAAGCTCCACACAGATGGTGAACGATCCTTTTACACTG GTGATTGCTCTTAATAGCTCTCAAGCAGCTGAAGGTGAACTCTATGTTGATGACGGCAAAAGCTTTGAATTTGAGCATGGGGCCTACATTCATCGCCGCTTTGTGTTATCAGATGGCAAACTGACGTCTGTGAACCTGGCACCCGCTTCCTCTGGTAAATCCCGATTTTCATCAGAAACTGTTATTGAGAGAATTATACTGCTAGGACATACTCACAGCCCCAAGAGTGCCCTAATTGAGGTGACAAATCAAAAGGTCGACATTGGACTGGGGCCCCTGTGGCTTCAGTGGGGACGTGGCTCTGCTGTTGTAACTGTCCGCAAGCCTGGTATCCGAATTGCAGACGACTGGACgataaaatttttgtaa
- the LOC108996300 gene encoding probable glucan 1,3-alpha-glucosidase isoform X2, with translation MKPQMRNLNLFLFLLLSLHFISVLSWKREEFRNCNQTPFCKRARARKPGSCSLLARHVIISDGDVTAKLLPKNHETSEDHHEINPLLLTLSLYQDGVLRLKIDEDPSLGPPKKRFEVPDVIVPEFSNNKLWLQRISTETIDGDTGPSSIVHLADGYEAVLRHDPFEVYVREKGSGNRVISLNSHGLFDFEPLTAKGEGEEWEESFRENTDTRPYGPQSISFDVSFYAADFVYGIPEHATSLALKPTRGPGVEYSEPYRLFNLDVFEYIHDSPFGIYGSIPFMISHGKSRGTSGFFWLNAAEMQIDVMGAGWDADSGISLPSEKTRIDTFWMSEAGIVDAFFFVGPGPKDVVRQYMSVTGMPAMPQLFATAYHQCRWNYRDEEDVEDVDSKFDEHNIPYDVLWLDIEHTDGKRYFTWDRMLFPHPEEMQRKLAAKGRHMVTIVDPHIKRDDSYNVHKEATKKGYYVKDASGNDFDGWCWSGSSSYPDMLNPEIRSWWADRFSFEHYVGSTPSLYIWNDMNEPSVFNGPELTMPRDALHYGDVEHRELHNAYGYYFHMATANGLVKRGEGKDRPFVLSRALFAGSQRHGAVWTGDNSAEWDHLRVSVPMVLTLGLTGLPFSGADVGGFFGNPEPELLVRWYQLGAYYPFFRAHAHHDTKRREPWLFGERNTELIRDAIHVRYTLIPYFYTLFREANTSGVPVVRPLWMEFPSEEATFSNDEAFMVGNSILVQGIYTEDIFSAS, from the exons ATGAAACCCCAGATGAGAAACCTTaatctctttctcttcctcctcttatCTCTTCACTTCATCTCAGTCCTCTCCTGGAAGAGAGAAGAATTCAGAAACTGCAACCAGACCCCCTTCTGCAAACGCGCCAGGGCCCGCAAGCCTGGCTCCTGCTCCCTCCTCGCCCGTCACGTCATCATCTCCGATGGTGACGTCACTGCCAAGCTCCTCCCCAAGAATCATGAAACCTCGGAAGACCACCACGAAATCAACCCCTTGCTTCTCACTCTCTCCCTGTACCAGGACGGCGTCCTGCGTCTCAAGATTGACGAGGACCCCTCCCTCGGTCCACCCAAGAAGCGTTTTGAGGTCCCCGATGTGATCGTCCCCGAATTCTCAAACAACAAACTCTGGCTCCAGAGGATCTCCACGGAGACGATTGACGGCGATACGGGGCCGTCTTCGATCGTGCACTTAGCGGACGGCTACGAGGCTGTTCTCCGGCACGATCCTTTTGAGGTTTACGTGCGAGAGAAGGGCAGTGGTAATCGCGTGATATCCCTGAACTCACATGGCTTGTTTGACTTCGAGCCATTGACTGCCAAGGGAGAAGGTGAGGAGTGGGAAGAGAGTTTTCGAGAAAACACAGACACGAGGCCGTACGGCCCGCAGTCGATTAGCTTCGACGTGTCGTTTTACGCCGCGGATTTTGTGTACGGGATTCCTGAGCATGCTACAAGCCTCGCTCTCAAGCCCACCAGAGGCCCCGGAGTGGAGTATTCCGAACCCTACAGGTTGTTTAACTTAGATGTGTTCGAGTACATTCACGATTCGCCTTTTGGGATTTACGGTTCTATTCCGTTCATGATTTCGCACGGGAAGTCACGAGGAACTTCCGGGTTTTTCTGGTTGAATGCGGCGGAGATGCAGATTGATGTGATGGGGGCCGGGTGGGATGCCGACTCGGGGATTTCGTTGCCATCTGAAAAGACTAGGATCGATACGTTTTGGATGAGCGAGGCAGGAATCGTGGAcgcctttttttttgttggtccAGGACCTAAGGATGTTGTTAGACAGTACATGAGTGTGACTGGAATGCCTGCGATGCCGCAGTTGTTCGCCACGGCGTATCACCAATGTAGATGGAATTATAGGGACGAGGAGGATGTTGAGGATGTGGATTCCAAATTTGACGAGCACAACATTCCGTACGATGTGTTGTGGCTCGATATAGAGCACACGGACGGAAAGAGATATTTTACTTGGGACAGGATGCTCTTTCCGCATCCGGAGGAGATGCAGAGGAAGTTGGCCGCCAAGGGGAGACATATGGTTACGATTGTGGATCCTCATATTAAGAGGGATGACTCGTATAATGTGCACAAGGAGGCCACGAAAAAGGGGTATTATGTTAAGGATGCGAGTGGGAATGACTTCGATGGGTGGTGTTGGTCTGGTTCTTCGTCGTACCCGGATATGTTGAATCCGGAGATAAGGTCATGGTGGGCTGACAGATTCTCTTTTGAGCATTATGTTGGTTCAACTCCTTCGCTATACATCTGGAATGACATGAACGAGCCTTCTGTTTTTAATGGTCCAGAG CTCACAATGCCAAGAGATGCTTTACATTATGGAGATGTTGAACATCGGGAGCTACATAATGCCTATGGGTACTACTTCCACATGGCAACAGCCAATGGACTTGTAAAACGTGGGGAAGGGAAGGATAGGCCTTTTGTTTTGTCAAGAGCATTATTTGCTGGAAGTCAAAGGCATGGTGCAGTTTGGACGGGAGATAATTCAGCGGAATGGGATCATCTCAGGGTTTCAGTCCCGATGGTTTTGACACTGGGTCTTACTGGACTGCCATTTTCTG GTGCCGATGTTGGTGGGTTTTTTGGCAATCCTGAACCTGAATTATTAGTTCGCTGGTATCAACTTGGTGCCTACTATCCTTTCTTTAGGGCTCATGCTCATCATGACACGAAAAGACGTGAACCATGGTTATTTGG AGAGCGAAATACAGAACTTATCAGAGATGCCATACATGTCCGTTACACGTTAATACCATATTTCTACACATTATTTAGAGAGGCAAACACAAGTGGTGTTCCTGTTGTGCGTCCACTGTGGATGGAATTCCCTTCCGAGGAAGCTACTTTCAGCAATGATGAGGCTTTCATGGTTGGAAACAGTATTCTGGTGCAAGGGATTTATACTGAG GATATCTTCTCAGCGAGCTAA